From the Hordeum vulgare subsp. vulgare chromosome 1H, MorexV3_pseudomolecules_assembly, whole genome shotgun sequence genome, the window AAGATCCCAAATGCCGTCGGTCATCCCCGAAGTCATGTGCCACCGGTCGCTCAGATCTCAAACGCCGCAGGCCATCCCACAGCATGGGTGAACCAAACTACCCTTTTCAAACTTTTGAGCGCACTTTTTTTTTGCGATGAAATCTTTTGAGCGCAATGCAGTACCACGGGTCTTTTTTGTATACAAATCACAATAATGGTGTATTACAATATTTAATCACTTAGGCAAATATGTGTAATATAATACCTTTGACATTGTTAATTTATATAAGCAACTAATTTATGATAAGCCTGTAAATGGCAAGGTTTAGAGAGTAAGTTAGTTCATACCTTTAACTTTTGAGTATCATCCAAGGTTTTAAAAGCCCCCCTCAAACCAGGCTTGGCGGTATCACTGCAAGTACAATGGGAAAACAATTGTTGTTACTGCATAAGTACTATAGTTAAGTCTAGAGACTAAACAGAGATTATGTTCACTAAGTGATGCCAATTTGCTTTTGTTTGTTCTCGGCAACGTCAAGCAATGTTAAACAAATTCCAAAAATGTTAAGCAAGTACCGCCCCCTCCCGTTTCTTTTTAGTCGACGTCCACATATAACAATTTGTAaaagtcaaactttataaagtttgatTAAACTTATATTGAAAAATATGAACATCTATGATACGTGCTAAATGTATGCAATATGAAAATTAATTTTAGGATGCATCTAAGgatatttatttaaaaaaagcaaagatcaatatgttacTATTTTTATAAACTAAAGTTAGATAACTAAATTATTGAAACCAACACATTCGAGATCAAATTTTATGAATTTCGGTTATGAATTCCCGCTATGTGAAATTTTAATAATAgtaatataaaattattgtactcACTTTGAGCTCAGAAAattcatataataataataataataataataataataataataataataataataataataaatgtaGGGACATACTCTGCCACCAGATCCTGAAACTTGATTTTGTTACCCTTGAGCCATTCTGAGAATTGATTTGGTATAAAATGTTCAAACTTTTCGGCATCCTCAAGCGCAGCTTTCTTATACCTGCCAGCCTCAAGAGCAAGGCATTGAGCTTCCTTCTGTTGAGTTGCCGGATCAAGACACTTTAGCTGCTTGATGAGATCATCACTGTGGGTCTTGACCTTATCAAGGTAGGTGAGACGGGTGTTGTAACTACGGATGAATTTGAGGGATGTTCCGATGGCCTTGGTGCAGTACTCATGGACATCCTTAGCAATATCTTGCTTGGTGGCGTCTTTGTCGGCCTCGGCCTCCATAATCATCTCCTGTGCACTGCCAAGGATATGGTACACCTTATCACGGGCCTCTTTGGCGTTTTTGAGATAGTTTTGTTGCTCTGCGTATGACTGGAACTTGAGCTCTTGAAACTTCTGCACTTCTTGTCGATGGATCAACTCCGCTAGCTTATGCAGCTGCCCTGGACTTAAATCAACTAGTTGCTGAGGCATGGTGTAATCCTGACAATATATACATCCTAGTTAGTCATATCTACTTAATTACAACATATAACATATGAAAAGTTTTTGTATACAAGGCCATCTCTAATTTCGATGTCTAAACTTGAGTATTAATTTATATGAGAAAGCTacgaacagtaaaatcaaaaaaataggaaaacaaataaaaaaatctgaaactttgcaacatcaaagatgatcaaacttTGTAGGTTTTTGCAAGTTTTAATTTCAAAATATCATGTAGAGAAAGGTGTACAAACAAATTTTAGATTTCAGTGCTAAAAATGCTCAAAACTTGAAGCATTTAAATGTTTTCCTGTGTAGAGCTCATCAATTGTTttttttggcatgaaaacttgcaaacacctaaattgtttgatcatctttgatgtTGCAAAGTTTTAGATTGTGTAGGTTTTTTTCTATTTGTT encodes:
- the LOC123403279 gene encoding uncharacterized protein LOC123403279, producing the protein MDVVVAVENLKPEDYTMPQQLVDLSPGQLHKLAELIHRQEVQKFQELKFQSYAEQQNYLKNAKEARDKVYHILGSAQEMIMEAEADKDATKQDIAKDVHEYCTKAIGTSLKFIRSYNTRLTYLDKVKTHSDDLIKQLKCLDPATQQKEAQCLALEAGRYKKAALEDAEKFEHFIPNQFSEWLKGNKIKFQDLVADDTAKPGLRGAFKTLDDTQKLKAYDNIIAGSGHGKPMVTYSYEDLGNVKIDSGTSKMNITDGLSGCRVAPMIDGLQLARLVTHNYPDL